The window TCACCAATAATAATTTAGAAAATATTGCATAAATAATTAATAAAATTGAAAGCCAGAAACAAATTATTGGCAGTATATATCCAACCTTTACAAAAATTGATACATTATTTTTTAAAGTAAACAAAAAATCAGAAATATTATTCTTCTCATAAATTTTCGTCTTTTTAATTACTTTTCCTTTAGGATTAATTATATAAGAAATGCCAGTATTTGCAGCTCTAAACAAAGAAACACGGTTTTCAATAGCCCGAATTTTTGTATTATTTGCATGTTCTTTGGGGAATGCAGTTTTCTGGAACCATCCATCATTTGTGATGACCACTATGAAGTCAGCACCTTTTTCAATATATTGTCGGGATAATTCTGGAAAAACGCCTTCAAAACAGATAAGTATGGGAAAGTGAAAATTATCAATAGTATAAAGTCTTGGGTTTTTACCATATTCAAAATTTGCCTGTCCGAATTGCAGTTTTTCTAAAATTGGAAATTTGCTTAAGAAAGGAATTCTCTCACCAAAAGGCACAAGTCTTATTTTATCATATTTTGGTAGAAAATTTCCATCTTTGCCAACCATAGTTGCACTATTGAAAAAGTAATGTTTCGGCTTTTTTTCTACCCATTTTATTTCATAATCTGGAAACCCAACAACAATATTTACATCACTATCTTCTGCCATATCTGATATTCTTTTTTTGTATTCTCTTTCATGCAAGAGATAAATTGTGATTGCAGATTCAGGAAGTATAATTAAATCAACACTGTCATTTTTGGTAAGTACAGAAATCTGTTTCCCGTATTCTTCTATAGTGGAATCTAAAATCGCTGGGTTCCATTTATCCTTTTGTAAAATGCTCAATTGGATGATGCCAACTTTTAGGTCTTCTTTTTGAAGTTTAATTGTTCTATCTTTATAAATTCCATAACCAAACCATAATATAAATATAATTATGATAAAAAATAGTGCTTTAAATTTACCAGAAAAAAGTATGTAAATCAGTATGTTTATTATTAGAATGAGTAGAGAAAGCCCGTAAACTCCAAATATATCTGCGAATTGAATCAAGTAATAATAATTAGCAAGAGAGTATCCAATATTGTGCCATGGGAAATTTAAAGGTCCTAATGTCATAAAGTATTCAAAACCTATCCATACTATTGGGGAAAAATAGAGGAAGGATTTTGTGAATTGTAATTGAATCTTTTTAATAAAAAGGGTAAGAATTCCGAAATACAACGGCATTGCTATCAAAAGTCCAATAAATGCAATAACTTCAACTAATATAATTGAATAAAGAGTGATACAACTTAAAACAAATCCAAATATTAGACCGTATAAAAAGCATTGTTTAGAACTTGATTTAATCACAAATGCTAAGTAGGGGATGAATGCAAAGAATGATAAAAAACCAAGTCCAATATCAATTAAGGATAATCCAAAAAGTACACCTGAAATAATTGATAGCCAGAAGTAGTTCTTTCTGTGAGTAACTAATTTCCTATCTTTCACTTTTTAAAATATTATTGAGTTCACTATAAAAAGTCTAAAGAATGAAATATTTTAAAATTTTTGTCCCTACATGTCGGGAGGAAACCGTTGAAACGGTTTAGAGTTTCTATCTTCCAAGTAACCCCCAACTTAAGTTGGGGGTTAAAACACCACACCAATCTCAACCGTTTTAACGGTTTCATAATACCTGAATATAACTTTTTAGAGTGGACTCATTATTAGAAAAGATAAAACACAATAAATATCTTTAAGCTCTTTAAAGTTTTGCTTGATATAATTATTACAATATGCTATTTAATCGTCAATTGGAATATATAAAGATTATTTTTGTCAATAATTCCAATTACTTTTTTATATGCAATAATTAAGTTCGGGTTAATAATAGGCGCAAAGTTATTTAATGACGCTAATTTATATCTAATTTTGCCTTGATTTTTATAGCAAAAAATATTGCTAAAAGAATCAATATAATACAATATATTTTTATTAGTGCTTATATTGATTATTTCATTTTTTGATTCAATTGTTGTGATAATCCCACCGAAGTTATCAAACACAACAATATTGTTATTACCTTTATCCAATACATAATTTACATTATTTGAGCTTACAAGACATACAGGGAGATTTAGTATAAATTGACCAAAATTATACCTTAGTTTTCTTCTGTTATCAAAACAATATATTTCATTTGTTGGAGAGTCATAGAGGA is drawn from Candidatus Cloacimonadota bacterium and contains these coding sequences:
- the lnt gene encoding apolipoprotein N-acyltransferase, whose translation is MKDRKLVTHRKNYFWLSIISGVLFGLSLIDIGLGFLSFFAFIPYLAFVIKSSSKQCFLYGLIFGFVLSCITLYSIILVEVIAFIGLLIAMPLYFGILTLFIKKIQLQFTKSFLYFSPIVWIGFEYFMTLGPLNFPWHNIGYSLANYYYLIQFADIFGVYGLSLLILIINILIYILFSGKFKALFFIIIIFILWFGYGIYKDRTIKLQKEDLKVGIIQLSILQKDKWNPAILDSTIEEYGKQISVLTKNDSVDLIILPESAITIYLLHEREYKKRISDMAEDSDVNIVVGFPDYEIKWVEKKPKHYFFNSATMVGKDGNFLPKYDKIRLVPFGERIPFLSKFPILEKLQFGQANFEYGKNPRLYTIDNFHFPILICFEGVFPELSRQYIEKGADFIVVITNDGWFQKTAFPKEHANNTKIRAIENRVSLFRAANTGISYIINPKGKVIKKTKIYEKNNISDFLFTLKNNVSIFVKVGYILPIICFWLSILLIIYAIFSKLLLVRKK